A window of Clostridium sp. 'White wine YQ' contains these coding sequences:
- a CDS encoding dCMP deaminase family protein, translating to MERRDKYNYYLDIAETVLERGTCLRRNYGSIIVKNDEIISTGYTGAPRGRINCIDRGSCIREQLNVPRGTHYELCRSVHSEANAIISAARRDMIGATLYLVGRDAVSRAYVEDANSCSMCKRLIINAGIEKVVIRNSKNEYKIIYVEEWINNDESLEYQSKGY from the coding sequence ATGGAACGAAGAGATAAATATAACTATTATTTAGATATAGCTGAGACTGTGTTAGAAAGAGGAACATGTTTAAGAAGAAACTATGGTTCTATCATAGTGAAAAATGATGAGATAATTTCGACTGGATATACAGGTGCACCTAGGGGAAGAATAAATTGTATTGATAGAGGAAGTTGTATAAGAGAACAACTTAATGTTCCTAGGGGAACTCACTATGAGTTGTGTAGAAGTGTTCATAGTGAGGCCAATGCAATAATTAGTGCAGCAAGAAGAGATATGATAGGTGCAACTCTATATTTAGTTGGAAGAGATGCAGTTTCGAGGGCTTATGTAGAAGATGCTAATTCTTGTTCTATGTGTAAAAGACTAATTATCAATGCTGGTATAGAGAAAGTTGTAATTAGAAATTCAAAGAATGAGTATAAAATTATTTATGTTGAAGAATGGATAAATAATGATGAATCTTTAGAATACCAAAGTAAAGGGTATTAA
- the wecB gene encoding non-hydrolyzing UDP-N-acetylglucosamine 2-epimerase: protein MKKIKVMTIFGTRPEAIKMAPLVKELEKREGIDSKVCVTAQHREMLDQVLDYFEIDTDYDLNIMKNKQTLTGITSRVLEGLDAVFEEEKPDMILVHGDTTTTFGGALAAFYKQIKVGHVEAGLRTFDKYFPFPEEMNRKLTGSLADLHFAPTIGSKENLLREGVNEKDIYITGNTVIDAMEHTVKEDYKFETEELNHIDFEKKKVIMITAHRRENWGEGIENICTALKKIVEENKDAELVYLVHLNPVVKDVVFKHLNDKERVHLLPPQDTKETHNLMKKSFMVMTDSGGLQEEAPHLGKPVLVLRDVTERPEAVAAGTVKLVGTDVEKIITEANKLLNDKDEYEKMSKAVNPYGDGKASTRIVDAIENYFGLSDKKIEEFK from the coding sequence ATGAAAAAAATAAAGGTAATGACAATCTTTGGAACAAGACCGGAAGCTATAAAGATGGCTCCATTAGTTAAAGAATTGGAAAAAAGAGAAGGAATTGATTCAAAAGTATGCGTGACGGCTCAACATAGAGAGATGCTTGATCAAGTATTAGATTATTTTGAAATCGATACAGATTATGATTTAAATATAATGAAAAACAAGCAAACATTAACAGGAATTACTAGTAGAGTACTTGAAGGATTGGATGCTGTTTTTGAAGAAGAAAAACCTGATATGATATTAGTTCATGGAGATACAACTACTACATTTGGTGGTGCATTAGCAGCATTTTATAAGCAAATTAAGGTAGGACATGTAGAAGCAGGACTAAGAACTTTTGATAAGTACTTTCCATTCCCTGAAGAAATGAATAGAAAATTAACTGGATCATTAGCTGATCTTCACTTTGCACCAACTATTGGTTCTAAAGAGAATCTATTAAGAGAAGGCGTAAACGAAAAAGACATATATATAACAGGTAATACTGTAATTGATGCAATGGAACACACAGTAAAAGAAGATTACAAATTCGAAACTGAAGAGTTAAATCATATTGACTTTGAGAAGAAAAAGGTAATAATGATAACAGCTCATAGAAGAGAAAATTGGGGAGAAGGAATAGAAAATATTTGTACTGCTCTAAAGAAGATTGTAGAAGAAAATAAAGATGCAGAATTAGTGTATTTAGTTCACTTAAATCCTGTAGTTAAAGATGTAGTATTCAAACATCTAAATGATAAAGAAAGAGTACATTTATTACCACCACAAGATACCAAAGAAACTCATAACTTAATGAAAAAGTCATTTATGGTAATGACTGATTCTGGTGGATTACAGGAGGAAGCTCCTCACTTAGGAAAACCTGTTTTGGTATTAAGGGATGTTACAGAAAGACCAGAAGCTGTTGCAGCAGGAACAGTTAAATTAGTTGGTACAGATGTTGAAAAAATTATTACTGAAGCAAATAAATTGCTTAATGATAAAGATGAATATGAAAAAATGAGTAAAGCTGTTAATCCTTATGGAGACGGAAAAGCTTCAACAAGAATAGTAGATGCAATTGAGAATTATTTCGGATTAAGTGATAAGAAAATTGAAGAATTTAAATAA
- a CDS encoding acetyl-CoA C-acetyltransferase, whose translation MKEVVIVSAVRTALGSFGGGLKDVSAADLGATVVKEALNRAGLKGEQVDEVILGNVIQAGLGQNVARQVVVKAGLPVEVPATTINIVCGSGLKSVALAAQMIKAGDADVVIAGGMENMSQAPYLLKTSRWGQRMGDGKMVDSMINDALWDAFNNYHMGVTAENIAKEWNLSREELDAFSASSQQKAEAAIKAGKFKDEIVPVVIPQRKGEPKVFDTDEFPRFGTTTESLGKLKPAFIKDGVVTAGNASGINDGAAAIIVMSADKAKELGIKPLAKILSYGTKGLDPSIMGYGPFHATKKALEGTGLTVADLDLIESNEAFAAQSVAVAKDLNFDMEKVNVNGGAIALGHPVGASGARILVTLLHEMQKRDAKKGLATLCIGGGMGTALIVERE comes from the coding sequence ATGAAAGAAGTTGTTATCGTAAGTGCTGTAAGAACTGCATTAGGATCCTTTGGTGGAGGTCTAAAAGATGTTTCAGCAGCTGATTTAGGAGCTACAGTAGTAAAGGAAGCTTTAAACAGAGCAGGATTAAAGGGTGAACAAGTAGATGAAGTTATTTTAGGAAATGTTATCCAAGCTGGTTTAGGACAAAATGTTGCTAGACAAGTAGTTGTTAAAGCTGGTTTACCTGTTGAAGTTCCAGCAACAACAATTAACATAGTTTGTGGTTCAGGATTAAAATCAGTAGCATTAGCTGCTCAAATGATAAAAGCAGGGGATGCTGATGTAGTAATAGCTGGTGGTATGGAAAATATGTCACAAGCACCTTACCTATTAAAGACTTCAAGATGGGGTCAAAGAATGGGCGATGGAAAAATGGTTGACTCAATGATAAATGATGCTTTATGGGATGCATTTAACAACTATCACATGGGAGTTACTGCTGAAAATATAGCAAAAGAATGGAACTTATCAAGAGAAGAATTAGATGCATTTTCTGCTTCATCTCAGCAAAAAGCAGAAGCTGCTATAAAAGCTGGTAAATTTAAGGACGAAATAGTTCCAGTTGTTATTCCTCAAAGAAAAGGTGAACCAAAAGTATTTGACACAGATGAATTCCCAAGATTTGGAACAACTACAGAATCATTAGGAAAATTAAAACCAGCATTTATTAAAGATGGTGTTGTTACTGCAGGTAATGCTTCTGGAATAAATGATGGAGCAGCTGCTATAATAGTTATGAGTGCTGATAAAGCTAAAGAATTAGGAATAAAACCATTAGCTAAGATACTTTCTTACGGAACTAAGGGATTAGATCCATCAATAATGGGATATGGTCCATTCCATGCTACTAAAAAAGCACTTGAAGGTACTGGTTTAACTGTAGCAGATTTAGATTTAATTGAATCAAATGAAGCTTTTGCAGCACAAAGTGTAGCTGTTGCTAAAGATTTAAATTTTGATATGGAAAAAGTAAATGTAAATGGTGGAGCTATAGCTCTTGGACATCCTGTTGGAGCATCAGGTGCAAGAATCCTTGTTACATTACTTCACGAAATGCAAAAAAGAGATGCTAAAAAAGGTTTAGCTACTTTATGTATTGGTGGAGGAATGGGTACAGCTCTTATAGTTGAAAGAGAATAG
- a CDS encoding F0F1 ATP synthase subunit A — protein sequence MEKVEPLVSFYLGNFKVDITIQVVIEWIVMILIIALAIWSTNSLKKKPSKKQTVVEMAYEALSGMVKDNMGEGYQGFVPFIGTLGAFILLMNLTGLVGIAPPTSNYSVTIAFAVMTFLIVNANALKKVGVKHYLGGLCEPFPVMLPINIIERLMLPVSLSLRLFGNILAGTVLLDLVYMALGSVLAGVFKLGVPVFLHAYFDLFDGLIQAFIFMMLTMINTKITAEH from the coding sequence ATGGAGAAAGTAGAACCACTGGTATCTTTTTATTTGGGAAATTTTAAAGTAGACATTACTATTCAAGTAGTAATTGAATGGATTGTAATGATATTAATTATTGCTTTAGCTATTTGGTCTACTAATAGTCTAAAGAAAAAACCAAGTAAAAAGCAAACAGTGGTGGAAATGGCATATGAAGCTTTATCCGGAATGGTAAAAGACAATATGGGCGAAGGATATCAAGGATTTGTACCATTTATCGGTACATTAGGTGCATTCATATTATTAATGAATCTAACAGGTCTTGTTGGAATAGCGCCACCAACTTCAAACTATAGTGTTACAATTGCTTTTGCAGTAATGACATTTTTAATTGTTAATGCAAATGCTCTTAAAAAAGTTGGAGTAAAACACTATTTAGGTGGACTTTGTGAGCCTTTTCCAGTTATGTTACCCATAAATATCATAGAAAGATTGATGTTACCAGTATCTCTTTCACTGAGACTTTTTGGTAACATTCTAGCAGGAACAGTACTACTAGATCTAGTTTATATGGCACTAGGAAGTGTACTCGCAGGTGTATTCAAGCTGGGTGTTCCTGTATTCTTACATGCATATTTTGACTTGTTTGATGGGTTAATCCAAGCATTCATATTTATGATGCTTACAATGATAAATACAAAAATCACAGCAGAACATTAA
- the atpE gene encoding ATP synthase F0 subunit C translates to MDLALAMRALGAGIAAIAGIGAGVGIGIATGKAIEGISRQPELSGRLTTTLFIGCALAETTALYGLLVSLILIFVGVK, encoded by the coding sequence ATGGATTTAGCATTAGCAATGAGAGCATTAGGTGCAGGTATCGCTGCAATAGCTGGTATAGGTGCCGGTGTAGGTATAGGTATAGCTACAGGTAAAGCAATAGAAGGAATTTCAAGACAACCAGAGTTAAGTGGTAGACTTACTACAACATTATTTATAGGTTGTGCTCTTGCAGAAACAACTGCATTATACGGTCTTCTAGTTTCCTTAATCTTAATATTCGTTGGAGTAAAATAG
- a CDS encoding F0F1 ATP synthase subunit B, producing the protein MDINVSTIIFTIINFIILLLVLRHFFFDKVKNIIQERRVEIEDKMTKADEDLEKARLFKVENERILKSAKDEGKGITESYKQKADKIYNEIVQDANKEASIIMDRAKLEVEREKQKAEAEIKKQVVDLAVMLSEKALEESIDEEKHRKLINDFIAKVGI; encoded by the coding sequence ATGGATATAAATGTTTCAACGATTATATTTACAATAATTAACTTTATCATTTTACTTTTAGTTTTAAGACATTTCTTTTTTGACAAGGTTAAAAACATAATTCAAGAAAGAAGAGTTGAAATTGAAGATAAGATGACTAAGGCTGATGAAGATCTTGAAAAAGCAAGATTATTTAAAGTTGAAAATGAAAGAATATTAAAATCAGCTAAGGATGAAGGAAAAGGAATTACTGAATCTTATAAACAAAAAGCTGATAAGATATACAATGAAATAGTACAGGACGCAAATAAAGAAGCTAGTATTATAATGGATAGAGCTAAACTTGAAGTGGAGAGAGAAAAGCAAAAAGCAGAAGCAGAAATAAAGAAACAAGTTGTTGATTTAGCTGTTATGCTTTCTGAGAAAGCTCTTGAAGAGAGCATAGATGAGGAGAAACATAGAAAACTTATCAATGATTTTATAGCTAAGGTAGGTATTTAA
- a CDS encoding F0F1 ATP synthase subunit delta — MYEYLDRRYALALYQIAEEKGKVDEYLADLREICSYVYNESSFFEVIKHPQISTSKKKEVFTNIFKGKVDEELLSFLLILVEKDRISYLKEKLNEMEKIHLERNNTLMATVQTVIPLERGQFDELKGNLEKKYDKKIILREEINESIIGGVYVRVGNEIIDGTVKSKLEEMKALMLKRE, encoded by the coding sequence ATGTATGAATACTTAGATAGGCGTTATGCTCTAGCTCTTTACCAAATTGCTGAAGAAAAAGGCAAGGTTGATGAATATTTAGCTGATTTAAGAGAAATTTGCTCATATGTTTATAATGAGAGTAGCTTTTTCGAGGTTATTAAACATCCTCAAATAAGCACATCAAAGAAAAAAGAAGTGTTTACTAATATTTTTAAAGGTAAAGTTGATGAAGAACTATTATCATTCTTATTAATATTAGTTGAGAAAGACAGAATATCATATTTAAAAGAGAAACTTAATGAGATGGAAAAAATTCATCTTGAAAGAAATAATACTCTTATGGCAACAGTTCAAACTGTTATCCCTCTAGAGAGAGGACAATTTGATGAGCTAAAGGGAAACTTAGAAAAAAAATATGATAAGAAAATTATCCTTCGAGAAGAAATAAATGAGAGCATTATCGGAGGAGTTTATGTGAGAGTTGGAAATGAAATAATTGACGGTACAGTTAAATCCAAACTCGAGGAAATGAAGGCTCTTATGCTTAAGAGAGAATAG
- the atpA gene encoding F0F1 ATP synthase subunit alpha, which yields MNIRPEEITSIIKNEIEKYEKHLKTEDSGTIIQIGDGVARVYGLDDCMEGELLEFPNNVFGMALNLEQDNVGCVLLGSEEGIKEGDIVKRTGKIVEVPVGDALVGRVVNALGEAIDGKGPIINDGYRAIEEPAPSIIDRSSVNEPMQTGIKAIDSMIPIGRGQRELIIGDRQTGKTAIALDAIINQKGKDVICIYVAIGQKQSTVAHIVNTLTEMGAMDYTTIVSSSASDTAPLQYLAPYAGCAIGEYFMHKGKDVLIIYDDLTKHAVAYRTMSLLLRRPPGREAYPGDVFYIHSRLLERAAKLSKELGSGSITALPIIETLAGDVTAYIPTNVISITDGQIFLESELFFSGQRPAVNAGISVSRVGGNAQIKAMKQVSGTLRLELAQYRELAAFAQFGSDLDKDSKMRLEKGKRLVEVLKQDQYTPMNVEEQVMILYAAVNDFLSDIKVNDIIKFEKEFLEFMDTHHREVGKAIVEKKVLDDEVKSQLEASIIEFKKIFLQGA from the coding sequence ATGAACATCAGACCAGAAGAAATTACTTCTATTATTAAAAATGAAATAGAAAAGTATGAAAAACACTTAAAAACTGAAGATTCTGGTACTATTATACAAATAGGTGACGGTGTTGCTAGAGTTTACGGCCTTGATGATTGTATGGAAGGTGAACTTTTAGAGTTCCCTAATAATGTATTCGGAATGGCATTAAACCTTGAGCAGGACAACGTTGGTTGTGTTCTTTTAGGATCTGAAGAAGGTATAAAAGAAGGCGACATTGTAAAAAGAACAGGAAAAATAGTTGAAGTTCCAGTAGGAGATGCTTTGGTAGGTAGAGTAGTTAATGCTCTTGGAGAAGCTATCGATGGAAAAGGACCTATAATTAATGATGGATATAGAGCAATTGAAGAACCAGCTCCAAGTATCATTGACAGAAGTTCAGTTAATGAACCTATGCAAACTGGTATAAAGGCTATTGACTCTATGATTCCAATAGGTAGAGGTCAAAGAGAACTTATAATAGGAGATAGACAAACAGGAAAAACTGCTATTGCTCTAGATGCTATTATTAATCAAAAAGGAAAAGATGTTATTTGTATATATGTAGCTATAGGACAAAAACAATCTACAGTAGCTCATATAGTTAATACATTAACAGAAATGGGTGCGATGGATTATACTACTATTGTTAGTTCATCAGCTTCTGATACAGCACCATTACAATATCTAGCTCCATATGCTGGATGTGCAATAGGTGAATATTTCATGCATAAAGGAAAAGATGTCTTAATTATATATGATGATTTGACTAAGCACGCGGTTGCTTATAGAACAATGTCACTATTACTTAGGAGACCACCAGGCAGAGAAGCATACCCAGGAGATGTATTCTATATACATTCAAGACTTCTTGAGAGAGCAGCTAAGCTTTCAAAAGAACTTGGAAGTGGTTCAATAACAGCACTTCCAATAATTGAAACATTGGCTGGTGACGTAACAGCATACATACCAACCAACGTTATTTCAATAACAGATGGTCAAATATTCCTTGAATCAGAATTATTCTTCTCAGGACAAAGACCAGCTGTTAATGCAGGTATATCAGTATCAAGAGTTGGTGGAAATGCGCAAATTAAAGCAATGAAACAAGTTTCTGGTACATTAAGATTAGAACTTGCTCAATATAGAGAACTTGCAGCTTTCGCTCAATTTGGTTCTGACTTAGATAAAGACTCAAAAATGAGACTAGAAAAAGGTAAGAGATTAGTTGAAGTACTTAAACAAGATCAATACACTCCTATGAATGTAGAAGAACAAGTAATGATCTTATATGCAGCAGTTAATGATTTCTTATCTGATATAAAAGTAAATGATATAATCAAATTTGAGAAAGAATTCTTAGAATTCATGGATACTCACCATAGAGAAGTAGGTAAAGCAATAGTTGAGAAAAAAGTACTTGATGACGAAGTGAAATCTCAATTAGAAGCATCTATTATTGAATTCAAGAAAATATTCTTACAAGGAGCATAG
- the atpG gene encoding ATP synthase F1 subunit gamma encodes MAGAGLLDIKRRIKSVNNTRKITKAMGLVATSKLRKTRQQLSLNDSYLESVNKLTESLVGSVEDINNNIYFNPKSEGAILYILMTSDSGLCGGYNGNTVSFFASEASRVPDAKVMVVGQKGLGYLKKYSYETVAEYVEIPDVPTVKEAKIVYEHAIKLYREGKISGIRMIYTDFISPVKQELKNIKLLPLEKSSKGNLTLLAEPSIDEVLEGTLEVYLKSLILNCMLNSKASEQSLRMSAMDGATKNADDLLDALNTKYNRIRQGAITQEISEIVGGAEAQK; translated from the coding sequence ATGGCAGGAGCAGGACTTCTTGATATAAAAAGAAGAATAAAGTCTGTTAACAACACCAGAAAAATAACAAAAGCCATGGGACTTGTTGCCACTTCTAAACTTAGAAAGACAAGACAACAACTTTCTCTTAATGATAGTTATTTAGAATCTGTGAATAAATTAACAGAAAGTTTGGTAGGTTCAGTAGAGGATATAAATAATAATATTTATTTTAATCCTAAAAGTGAAGGAGCCATTTTATACATTCTTATGACATCAGACTCAGGTTTGTGTGGAGGATATAATGGAAATACTGTATCTTTCTTTGCAAGTGAGGCTTCAAGAGTACCTGATGCAAAAGTTATGGTTGTAGGTCAAAAAGGCTTAGGCTATTTAAAGAAATACAGCTATGAGACAGTAGCAGAATACGTTGAAATACCTGATGTGCCAACTGTTAAGGAAGCTAAAATAGTATATGAACATGCTATAAAGCTTTATAGAGAAGGAAAAATATCAGGAATAAGAATGATATACACTGATTTCATTTCTCCGGTTAAGCAGGAATTAAAAAATATAAAGTTACTTCCATTGGAGAAAAGTAGCAAAGGCAATTTAACTTTATTGGCAGAACCTAGTATAGATGAAGTTTTAGAAGGAACTTTGGAAGTCTACTTAAAATCATTAATTCTTAATTGCATGCTTAATTCAAAAGCGAGTGAACAAAGCTTAAGAATGAGTGCAATGGATGGAGCAACTAAGAATGCAGATGATTTATTAGATGCACTAAATACAAAATATAATAGAATTAGACAAGGCGCTATAACTCAGGAAATATCCGAAATTGTTGGAGGAGCTGAAGCGCAAAAATAG
- the atpD gene encoding F0F1 ATP synthase subunit beta: MPGTIGKVVQVIGPVVDIKFDTDALPNIYNAIEIVSGDHKVIAEVEQHTGDDIVRAIALEATEGLRRGMDAYDTGKPISVPVGEKVLGRLFNVLGKTIDNEGDVSSENLYPIHRPAPTFQEQSVEPEMFETGIKVIDLIAPYQRGGKIGLFGGAGVGKTVLIQELINNIAKQHGGLSVFTGVGERSREGNDLYHEMKDSGVINKTALVFGQMNEPPGARMRVALTGLTMAEYFRDQGQDVLLFIDNIFRFTQAGSEVSALLGRIPSAVGYQPTLATEMGALQERITSTKSGSITSVQAVYVPADDLTDPAPATTFTHLDATTVLSRSISELGIYPAVDPLDSTSRILDPRVVGKEHYEVSSKVKHILERYKELQDIIAILGVDELSEEDKLVVGRARKVQRFLSQPFTVAEQFTGMVGKYVPVSETVRGFKEILEGKHDDLPESAFLFVGTIEEAVEKAKEIASK, from the coding sequence ATGCCTGGTACTATCGGGAAAGTGGTTCAAGTAATTGGACCAGTAGTAGATATAAAATTCGATACCGATGCCCTTCCGAACATATACAATGCAATTGAGATTGTAAGTGGGGATCATAAGGTAATAGCAGAAGTTGAACAACATACAGGCGACGATATCGTAAGAGCTATAGCTTTAGAAGCTACAGAAGGCTTAAGAAGAGGTATGGATGCTTATGATACTGGAAAGCCAATAAGCGTTCCTGTAGGTGAGAAAGTTTTAGGAAGACTATTTAACGTTTTAGGTAAAACAATCGATAATGAAGGTGATGTAAGTTCAGAGAATTTATACCCAATTCATAGACCAGCTCCAACATTCCAAGAACAATCTGTAGAACCAGAAATGTTTGAAACAGGAATAAAAGTAATAGATTTAATTGCTCCATATCAAAGAGGTGGAAAAATAGGTCTATTTGGAGGAGCTGGAGTTGGTAAAACAGTTCTAATCCAAGAACTTATAAACAACATAGCTAAACAACACGGTGGTTTATCTGTGTTTACAGGAGTTGGAGAAAGATCAAGAGAAGGTAATGACCTTTATCATGAAATGAAGGATTCAGGGGTTATTAATAAAACTGCATTAGTATTTGGACAAATGAATGAACCACCTGGTGCTAGAATGAGAGTTGCGTTAACAGGACTTACAATGGCAGAATACTTCAGAGATCAAGGCCAAGACGTTTTACTATTCATAGATAATATATTTAGATTTACACAAGCTGGATCAGAAGTTTCAGCGTTACTTGGAAGAATACCTTCAGCAGTTGGTTACCAACCAACATTAGCTACTGAAATGGGTGCTTTACAAGAAAGAATCACTTCAACAAAAAGTGGATCTATTACATCAGTTCAAGCAGTATATGTACCTGCAGATGATTTAACAGACCCAGCTCCAGCAACAACATTTACTCACTTGGATGCAACTACAGTTCTTTCAAGAAGTATATCAGAGCTTGGTATTTATCCAGCAGTTGATCCACTAGATTCAACATCAAGAATTCTTGATCCAAGAGTTGTTGGTAAAGAACATTACGAAGTATCTTCAAAAGTTAAACATATTCTTGAAAGATATAAAGAACTTCAAGATATTATAGCAATACTTGGAGTAGATGAACTTTCAGAAGAAGATAAACTTGTTGTTGGTAGAGCAAGAAAAGTTCAAAGATTCTTATCTCAACCATTTACAGTTGCTGAGCAATTTACTGGTATGGTAGGTAAATATGTTCCAGTATCTGAAACAGTTAGAGGCTTTAAAGAAATCTTAGAAGGAAAACATGATGATCTTCCTGAATCAGCATTCTTATTTGTTGGAACAATTGAAGAGGCAGTAGAAAAGGCTAAAGAGATTGCTAGCAAATAG
- the atpC gene encoding ATP synthase F1 subunit epsilon — MSTNYTLKIVTPDKIMYEGEASKTLIATSNGSLEMYANHTPIVVVTVPSKTVFYDESGKERELFTSSGVVSFENNQLIFCCDAAEWPEDIDVERAERAKERAENRLDESEEYDKHRAEVSLQRALIRLSIKK; from the coding sequence ATGTCAACTAATTATACTTTAAAAATAGTAACTCCTGATAAAATTATGTATGAGGGAGAAGCATCTAAAACTCTTATAGCAACTAGCAATGGTAGCTTAGAGATGTATGCTAATCATACCCCTATAGTGGTTGTTACTGTTCCAAGCAAAACTGTATTTTATGATGAATCAGGAAAAGAAAGAGAACTATTTACATCTAGTGGTGTTGTTTCATTCGAAAATAACCAACTGATTTTTTGCTGTGATGCAGCAGAATGGCCAGAAGATATAGATGTAGAAAGAGCTGAAAGAGCTAAAGAAAGAGCAGAAAACAGATTAGATGAATCTGAAGAATATGATAAACATAGAGCTGAGGTTTCATTACAAAGAGCGTTAATAAGATTAAGCATAAAAAAATAA
- the murA gene encoding UDP-N-acetylglucosamine 1-carboxyvinyltransferase: MEKIRVKGGSTLEGEVEISSAKNSVLPIIVACILCGDKNIIKEAPLLEDVYVICDVLKELNASVEINEVKRELTIDTKNLIPNSANSELIKKMRASFLIMGPMLTKFGHAKLSHPGGCNIGTRPIDLHLKGFKALGADISIGHGFVEAKASKLIGNRIYLDFPSVGATENIMMAAVYAKGTTIIENAAEEPEIWDLANFLNSMGAKIYGAGQGKITIDGVDELRPVVYRPIYDRIEAGTFMVAAAITKSKIKINGVNEEHLRPIIEKLKECGVSIDILENEKMIVDGRGILKPVDIKTLPYPGFPTDMQAQMMSLLTLIKGSSIISETVFENRFMHVQELIRMGASIKIDGRTAIIEGVERLTGAEVKATDLRAGAAMILAGLAADGYTDISDIYHIDRGYVNIEEKLRKLGANIERINI, translated from the coding sequence ATGGAAAAAATCAGAGTAAAAGGTGGAAGTACTTTAGAAGGTGAAGTTGAAATAAGTTCTGCGAAGAATTCTGTTCTCCCAATAATTGTAGCATGTATACTATGTGGAGATAAAAATATAATAAAGGAAGCACCTTTATTAGAAGATGTTTATGTAATATGTGATGTTTTAAAAGAATTAAATGCATCAGTAGAAATAAATGAAGTAAAAAGAGAGTTAACTATTGATACAAAGAATCTTATACCAAATAGTGCAAATAGTGAACTAATAAAAAAGATGAGGGCATCCTTTCTAATAATGGGTCCAATGTTAACTAAGTTTGGTCATGCAAAATTATCACATCCAGGTGGATGTAATATAGGTACAAGACCAATAGACCTTCATTTAAAAGGGTTTAAGGCTTTAGGTGCTGATATTTCTATAGGACATGGATTTGTAGAGGCAAAAGCATCAAAATTAATAGGGAATAGAATATATTTGGATTTTCCATCTGTTGGAGCAACAGAAAATATAATGATGGCAGCAGTGTATGCAAAAGGCACTACAATAATTGAAAATGCTGCAGAAGAACCAGAAATATGGGATTTAGCGAATTTCTTAAATTCAATGGGTGCTAAAATATATGGTGCAGGTCAAGGAAAAATTACCATTGATGGGGTAGATGAATTACGACCAGTAGTGTATAGACCTATATATGATAGGATTGAAGCAGGAACATTTATGGTAGCAGCAGCAATAACTAAAAGTAAGATTAAAATCAATGGAGTAAATGAAGAACATTTACGACCTATAATAGAAAAATTAAAAGAGTGTGGAGTTAGTATAGACATTCTTGAAAATGAAAAAATGATAGTAGATGGAAGAGGAATACTAAAGCCAGTAGATATAAAAACTTTACCATATCCAGGATTCCCAACAGATATGCAGGCGCAAATGATGAGTTTGTTAACATTGATTAAAGGATCGAGTATTATATCAGAAACAGTTTTCGAAAATAGATTTATGCATGTACAAGAACTAATAAGAATGGGTGCAAGTATTAAAATTGATGGGAGAACAGCTATTATTGAAGGTGTAGAAAGATTAACCGGAGCAGAAGTTAAAGCAACAGATTTAAGAGCGGGCGCTGCAATGATTTTGGCAGGATTAGCTGCAGATGGCTATACAGATATAAGTGATATATATCATATTGATAGGGGCTATGTTAACATTGAAGAGAAGCTTAGAAAATTAGGGGCAAACATAGAAAGAATTAATATATAA